Proteins found in one Triticum urartu cultivar G1812 chromosome 4, Tu2.1, whole genome shotgun sequence genomic segment:
- the LOC125551280 gene encoding scarecrow-like protein 14: MAATPEEFLGQQGFLARLEPPSPSLFLDLPPTPRDDDGHSSFDDMVLPYISRLLMEEGTEDHLFYLYPNHPAVLRAQQPFAQILVDLADSASASGSTSSPSSSSDATASTTPSTATASASASASPDDAPVQISRPPYTDVNGHASASPDNHSPGLLNGDEMAKRPSSDLFNHLLPRDEDMLNLAFLKGMEEASKFLPPDITLSINEGTVVGGGNAVSLNNKKRAALALEPDVGRPSKLMMPEQEERKMFDEMMFQEHEICMKGTQNLTAAVDGEPGKNSRKNGRSRKAVDDSEMVDLHTLLLNCAQALSTDNRQSAIELLKRIRQHSSPKGDAGQRLAHYFANGLEARLAGRGSELYQSLLLSRISVADFLKANQLYMAACCCKKVAYIFADKTICNAVAGKRRLHIVDYGLNQGLQWPGLLRMLAAREGGPPEVRITGIDLPQPGFHGAYHIEETGRRLSNFARMFGVPFKFRGIPAKRETVRPEDLNIDRDEVLVVISLCHFRHLMDESLGFDGPSPRDQVLNNIRKMRPDVFIHGIMNGSYGATSFLTRFREALFHYSAQFDLLDTTAPRDNEGRLLLERDIFGRSCLNVLACEGADRVERPETYKQWQLRNHRAGLRQLPLNPEVVKLVLDKVKDNYHRNFVVDADQRWLLHRWKGRVLYAWSSWIAADAT, from the coding sequence ATGGCCGCCACGCCGGAGGAGTTCCTGGGGCAGCAGGGTTTCCTTGCGCGCCTCGAGCCGCCGTCCCCGTCCCTCTTCCTCGACCTGCCGCCCACGCCCCGCGACGACGACGGCCACTCCTCCTTCGACGACATGGTGCTCCCCTACATCTCGCGCCTGCTCATGGAGGAGGGCACGGAGGACCACCTCTTCTACCTCTACCCCAACCACCCCGCCGTCCTGCGCGCGCAGCAGCCCTTCGCGCAGATCCTCGTCGACCTCGCCGACAGCGCCAGCGCCAGCGGCTCCacctcctcgccctcctcctctTCCGACGCAACTGCCTCCACCACCCCCAGCACCGCAACTGCTTCGGCATCGGCATCGGCATCGCCCGACGACGCACCAGTCCAGATCTCACGGCCGCCCTACACCGACGTCAACGGCCATGCCTCCGCCTCCCCGGACAATCACAGCCCAGGGCTCCTCAACGGCGACGAGATGGCCAAAAGGCCGAGCTCTGACTTGTTCAATCACTTGTTGCCCCGCGACGAGGACATGCTCAACCTGGCCTTCCTCAAAGGCATGGAGGAGGCTAGCAAGTTCTTGCCGCCCGACATCACCCTGTCCATCAACGAGGGGACAGTGGTGGGAGGCGGGAATGCTGTCAGCCTCAACAACAAGAAGAGGGCCGCACTGGCACTGGAGCCGGATGTGGGCAGGCCCAGCAAATTGATGATGCCGGAGCAGGAGGAACGCAAGATGTTTGACGAAATGATGTTCCAGGAACACGAGATATGCATGAAGGGGACTCAGAACCTGACCGCCGCAGTGGACGGCGAGCCCGGGAAGAACAGCCGGAAGAACGGCCGGTCGAGAAAGGCCGTGGATGACAGTGAGATGGTGGACCTGCACACGCTGCTGCTCAACTGCGCTCAGGCGCTGTCCACGGACAACCGCCAGAGCGCCATTGAGCTGCTGAAGCGAATCAGGCAGCATTCGTCCCCGAAGGGGGATGCAGGGCAAAGGCTGGCGCATTATTTCGCCAATGGGCTGGAGGCACGGCTGGCGGGTAGGGGGAGCGAGCTTTACCAGTCACTCCTACTAAGCCGCATCTCGGTAGCCGACTTCCTCAAGGCCAACCAGCTTTACATGGCGGCTTGCTGCTGCAAGAAGGTGGCGTACATCTTCGCCGACAAGACCATCTGCAATGCTGTGGCAGGTAAGAGACGGTTGCACATTGTGGACTATGGTCTGAATCAAGGGCTCCAGTGGCCGGGTTTGCTACGCATGCTCGCGGCTAGAGAAGGCGGGCCGCCGGAGGTGAGGATCACCGGCATTGACCTCCCTCAACCTGGGTTCCACGGAGCCTACCACATCGAGGAGACGGGGCGCAGGCTCAGCAACTTCGCCCGCATGTTCGGCGTGCCGTTTAAGTTCCGTGGTATCCCAGCAAAGCGGGAGACTGTCCGGCCGGAGGACCTGAACATCGACCGGGACGAGGTGCTTGTGGTGATCAGTCTTTGTCACTTCAGGCACCTGATGGACGAAAGCCTCGGCTTTGATGGTCCAAGCCCTAGGGATCAGGTCCTCAACAACATCAGGAAGATGCGTCCAGATGTGTTCATACATGGCATCATGAATGGCTCATACGGTGCTACATCCTTTCTGACACGGTTCCGCGAGGCACTGTTCCATTACTCGGCCCAGTTCGACCTGCTGGACACAACCGCCCCCCGGGACAACGAAGGGCGTCTGCTGCTCGAGCGCGACATCTTCGGCCGGTCTTGCCTGAATGTCCTAGCATGTGAAGGTGCGGACCGGGTGGAGCGCCCTGAGACGTACAAGCAGTGGCAGCTCCGGAACCACCGGGCTGGGCTGAGGCAGCTGCCGTTGAATCCAGAGGTTGTTAAGCTTGTGCTGGACAAGGTCAAGGACAACTACCACAGGAACTTTGTTGTTGATGCGGATCAGCGGTGGTTGCTACACAGGTGGAAGGGGCGTGTGCTCTACGCCTGGTCATCATGGATTGCAGCTGATGCCACCTAG